The following is a genomic window from Vitis vinifera cultivar Pinot Noir 40024 chromosome 6, ASM3070453v1.
tctccccctcCTTTTCCTCAAGTCACCACTACCAAATATCTCTCTACAACCTAATGAAAATCTCTATGTCACAACCTGCAACTTTCTCAGTCTCGCCCTCTCTGTAAAACTTTCTCTCTAAGAAAAACCTCGCAATCCCCTCTGTGTCTTGCCCCCCAAGAAaatctcccccccccccccccccccccctcccctccaaaaaaaaaaaatatatctcaCCCTCAACAACAGAATACGCTCCCCCCAGCTTGCTCCAACACCTATAACTTTTCTCATAATATTCCTTGACCTGCGTCAACCTCCCATTGTCTATCTTAACCACTATTGTGATTCCTTGATGGATAACCATAAGGCGACACGTGGCTTCCTGAGAGCTTTCCACCTAGTAAGAACAAGCTGcataaaagtgagaaaaaatTAGCCCCCAAAATAGGGGTTTACAATCATGTATTGATATACATGCAGACATGGATACTCCATTGTTTCCTGTTCGTCTTCACCCTAAGGATACATTTGTGCTTACTCTTCAGCATCGACATCGATCATCCACCATACGTGTTGATCCAGATATGGGTAATGTTTTGACCTGTTGACACAAGTTTCGTCGAGAGTGGGTTTTGGATGATCGTGTTCAGCCATACATTATACAATTAGGATTTTATGTCTTTCATCGAGTAGGTCATGTTAAGGTTGATTAGTCTTTGATTACTATACTAGTAGAGAGATGGCGCCTAGAGGTGCACACATTCCACATGTTAGTTGGTGAGATGACCATCACATTGCAGCATGTAGCCATCTTATTTGGATTACGTGTACATGGTCATCCTGCCACTGGTTTTACAGATATTGATTGGCATGCACTTTGTGAGGAGTTATTAGGTGTTCAACCAATAAAGACTGATATTTGTGGAGCATCCCTTAGAGTTCGTTTTATTACTACCCATTTCTCCCACTTACCACCAGGGGTTGTAGATGAGGTCACATTACAGCGTCATGCTAGagcatatcttttattgttagTTGGTGGTTCATTATTTCCATATAAGAAGGGAATCTACATCCAATTAGCAATTCTACCCATGTTAAGAGATTTTGGTGAGACTGCACAATATAGTTGGGGGAGTGCAACACTAGCACATATTTATCGAGAGTTATGTCGAGCTAGCTTAGATAGTGCAGAAACTATTGCAGGACCATTACAGTTGTTGCAGGTATAACTACAAGtcttattaattatgtaattttgtcATAATTATGTGCATTTAcacataattttgtttcatttttagttttggtCATGGGAACGATTACATGTGGGTCATCCTAGTAGATCACTTCCCCATGCACTAGTGCCTATAGATGGGAGATTCTCGCCAGATGCACTAGGGAGTAAGTAGAGAGTTCCCTTATCTCATACAGACACTCCTCATCATGTGTTGGTCACATACAGAGATGAGTTTGATAGACAACAATCTGATCAGGTTTGGGctaaatattagtattttttaacaagattattaatattaatattataatttaaactttattaaatacataCTAAGATTTGAATACATCAGGTATTATGACAGTCTTACATAGATGATATACTAGCATTACTTCCAGACATTTGTTTAGCTGATCAGGATATTTGGCGGACGatgtcaccacttattttttattttttattattgagtGGCATCGTCCTGAGCGTGTGTTGCAATAGTTTGGACTCATACATGGTATTCCTTTGACATCCCTTATTGATTCTGACCTCACTCCATAGATCGACGTGGTCGACTTCAGTTTGATTGGATGTTATATCATGAGCACTACGTGGCATTATGGGAAGCTAGGGGGGACCACATTGTCATTGCGGAGCCTATAGAGCCTCATATGGACTACCATGCTCCGTACATGACATGGTATCCTCGTATTACACGTCGTTTTATTACACCTATGGATGATTTTGGACCTATGCAATACCAAGCTACTGCCTTATCTGCCCACTTATTGGTTTGTATCACTTTAATATTATGTACATATTGTGTATAATAtttattccaacaaataattacATATCATTTTATGTGACAGATTGAGACAATGACATCTATCATATCTCGAGGATGTCATGCATTGGAGGACTCTAATAGTAATGCTTGTCGCACTAGTATTGTTGATATTATTTGTATAGCCACTAATGTTATGTGCATTATTCAAGAGGATTATCGTATCCCACATGTAGAGCATGGAGGAGGTAGGTCACCAGCTTAGTCGACAGTTGCTCAACTACTACTTGTTCGAGGTCAATCGACATCTCGAGAGAGAGGTAGATATATTAGTTGTCAACCCATCACATCGTTAGTATCAACATCATTACAACCCCTACCTTTTTATCCTCACGATTAGTCACCCATCTCTTCAAACGTACCATCAGTGCATCACCCTACTTATTCAGACATACTATCAGTGTAACCCCCTACCTCTTTAGACCCACCATCAGTGCAACCCCCTATTTCTTTAAACTTATCTTCAGTTTAGGTCCCTACTTTTTCAAACCCACCATCAACACAACCCCTTACCTCTTCAAACCCACCATCAGTACAACCCCCTACCTCTTTAGACCTACTTCTATTACAACCTCCTACCTCTTCAGACCCACCATCAGTGCAGACTGACACATCTACTCAGGTAGATTTACCTCCAGCCATTCCGAATGGTAGACGGGACCTACGTCGACCTAGATTGCTACTTCCACCACCACCTCTATTTCCAGCTCCAGCCCTATCACAGATAAATGTTCTTCATGTGTCACATGCAGTACCTGCTACAGTTAGAGAAGAGCgtccaaaaaggaagagagtacTGGTTACACATAGGTTCTCTCCTTGTGGAGGCATgtgagattatatatgtttttttattttccactatattaatgtttgctagatattttttgtgactttgatTACACtactaaaaattacatttttaatagactttttctaattaatttcattaactaattttgttaaaaaatctatatatgacaactgcaacttaaaaatatatcattatttcgataaagataaatttgtcataatacaaataaattaatatcttaaaaaataacaaattaaatatcttaaattaataaattatacaattttatatattatttatatgttatataagtttattgttttaagattattaatttattaataaataaaatagtcatttataatatcttctatttatcaatttatgtttgttgaaataatactagattcttaagtttaaatataaataatttattatttaagtatatttttaaattttcaatcataaattgtaatttaatactttttaattttaaaaaaaattaattaaagtctCAGTTGGCAACCGTggctttagttcaaaaatgaagtcttAGTTGACAATTGAGGCTAAACTGAAGTTTCAGTTACCTCAGTTGACAATTGCggctttagttcaaaaatgaagtctcaattGCCAATTGAGGcttcaatttaaaaatgaagCCTCAATTGGCAACTGTGACTTGAGTTCAAAAATGAAGCATCGGTTGCCAAATGAGgctttaactaaaatgatgaaaaaaaaaaattaatgacatAGCACCTATGTGGCACCAAAGAGGCcaatttgaacataagtttcaaaaagtagttaaatcttatatatatatttttaaataaatgggtcattttgacccaaaactcttCTCTATAACTCCCTCTACAactctctgtttttctctctcaatTACCCAactctctgttttttttctctctaaaaaaaaaatcattggcCTGAAAACCCTTCTCGGATCCCCTTTTCAccaactcatttttttttccccaccaAGCTTTTACCGGCTCCATTGCTCACCTTTCAGCAAATATGTCACCAtcttcaaccaccaccatggcaaggtggtgaCATCCTTCGCCACACGTCCCATGCAACCTACCTATGGAAGTCATCCaccactccaaaaaataaaaataaaaatacttagcTCCTCGAGTGGCTAGCAAGGGGTCtacaatattatataataatattattttttttttaacctttaagaaaaaatattaaattatattatatcatataagtttcaaaaagtagttaaatcttatatatatatttttaaataaatgggtcattttgacccaaaactcttCTCTAGAACTCCCTCTACAactctctgtttttctctctcagTTACCCAactctctgttttttttctctctaaaaaaaaaatcattggcCTGAAAACCCTTCCCGGATCCCCTTTTTAccaactcatttttttttccccaccaAGCTTTTACCGGCTCCATTGCTCACCTTTCAGCAAATATGTCACCAtcttcaaccaccaccatggcaaggtggtgaCATCCTTCGCCACACGTCCCATGCAACCTACCTATGGAAGTCATCCcccactccaaaaaataaaaataaaaatacttagcTCCTCGGGTGGCTAGCAAGGGGTCtacaatattatataataatattatttttttaacctttaagaaaaaatattaaattatattatatcatatattttttttcattatatatatatatatatatatatatatatatatatatatatatatatatatatatatatatatatatatatatatatatatatatatttatttatttatttatttattcatttatttttctattgttatcttgaaattttatcatatttattaattttattctcatataaacatataaaaaaattatagatgaattttgaattatacaaTTCAATTAACCCAACCAACCCGAGTCCAAACCAACCAACCTAAAATCAACTCGaactttaagaaaataaagttgGGTTGAGCACCTCGAATTAGAGGTCAAATTTAGTTGGAAATGttaattggtttttttaatTCGAGATGAACTAGCTATCAACTCAACCAATTCTTCCAAATTGTAACTGTACTTATAACATTCATAGTGTTCAAGAAAAACatttaacaaaaatttagaaatatttttaaaaagttgaaaatcatttataatgattATGAAGgaacatttgataaatgattttttcaaaaaaaaaataataataataataattaaagcaaacatttttactaaaaattctTCCAATAAAAAACACTTCCAAAAGCAGTCTAAAATGTATTGAACTCTTATTCGGACGACTATcttcaacaagaaaaaaatctcTCATTATCTAAAACGCACCAAAAGCACCCTTTTCTGCCGTCTCTGTGGATGGCGCAAAACAATTGGCCTGCTTACCATCTTTCACACCGAATATTTCCATCTTTTTATGTTCTCCTAAATGCAATATTTCTGTAAAAGTCACCATTGTTGAACATTAATACCAAATTcaacaaatatctgaaaatGTAATTATACAAACACTTGTCATGCTAGGTAGATCTTGATATTTCTGCAATTTTCATAATACCGAGAAGTGTCCTTTGAATTTGTTGGAAATCATGACCTTCAAACACCAGGATCTGATTTTATATTAAGTTactaatttgattaaaaggtgAAGTTGATAACTTGTTGTCAACCCCGCTTTGATTAAGCAAAAAGGAAGAAGGAAAATTAAAGAGAGCAAGCATGGTATATGCTGATTCCAGGAAACAAGCATCAGGCCAATTGTTACATTTTGGAAAAAGCAGCTAAATCTAGAAATTTTGGCTGTAAATATATGATATGAAGATCATATCATAGTGTATTAGGCACAGGCCTGAACTCTTATTGCCAATGTGTGGTGGATCAAGCTCAAGGTATCATGCAGAGTTGCCTAAGAACCAGTTTGGGAAGTGAGAACAGGAGAAGATGGAGAGAAACAGATAGAACACAACCTCAAGGATATGGGAAAACAGGAAACGAAAGAAGAAGACTGTCAATCAGAgaacctcaacaaaatggatgaGTTTACCTAAATGTGAAGGGACTTCCAtctgaattttgtaaaaaatactGGGAAAAGCCATTTCCAAAATGTTTCAGATCGGTTTTTTATGCTGTGATGATAGGAAACATGTACCAAACTGGatccttaaaattttaatgaagtACCAGGATTCTTAGACTCAGGTTTCTGTGAGACATTTATGTTTAGTGTGGAAAAAGCTCTCGGGTGGTAGTAAGCTTAGGAAAGAACAAGAAGAGAAATGGACTCGAACATTATACAGAGACACATAAAAATACCTACGATAGGCATATATGTTTAGTCAGTTACTTAATCTTCGTCCATCaaaaaatattacaatcaaGGCCATAACCACAGCATGATCACCAGACCCAGGAAATATGGTTAGTCGAAATTTGCACCTCCCAACAAAAGCCTTCCCAAGCTTGTACATGAGGCTAGTCTGcatcaaaattaattatgaataagAAAACAACATTGTAATAGATTTCATCAACCATGTAGATGATAGAACAAAacagacgaccaagtcataagtcCTCTGTTAGGACTCCCTCATCAGGACATGCTGTTTCTATAGAGGAGACCAGCTCACTCTAAGTTCAACTAAACCATGGAACTGGTCTGAGTCAATAGAAACAGAATGGTGATGAGCCATTATGCACTTGGGAAACCCAAGACTCCCATAGCTTTGCTACTCTCTCCTACAAATTGACCATGGGAAAAAATTTGTTACCATTCCCACTGTTATGTTTAGTGCCAGAGTccaaggctatgtttggttcatgaaaaaaatgataaaaaattattttaaaaaaaatgcttacaaaaatgattttctcatgtctGGATACCATGAAAAATGGTAAGGAAAACAGGGAGAAATATGCTATAAGATTTTCCAGCCTATTTTCCTCATAAGATGCTGGGGAAAGTGCATTCCTTATAAagttaattttctttcccttaattTTTCTATGGACAATCaaacaagaatttttttattttttttttataatttttcctaacctttttctttccttctctttttcctctATGTGTTTTTCCCTCCTTCAAACTttatgggaatcaaacatagcctaaaggtATGTAATTGTCACAATCTCAAAACACTTCTATAGGATACCACAAGGATTCAGTAGCAGGCAAGGAATATCGTAAGGAATTCTCTATATAGAATCCTTTAATTGACTCAAAAGTTCATTCTGCTCAAAATAAAGTGATTCCACTCAGAATAGAGCGGTTTGCAAAACCTCAATTGTAGTGTAGTTAGCATCAATACCTGTGCTACTATAGAATTGCCTTTGTAGATGGTGCAGGACCTCTGGAATGGGCAACCTTTCATCTTGAAATCTGTGGAGTCTTCACAATTTGCACCACCGAGGAATATGTTGAACTCAGTTCTAGTAAGCGTATTCAGTGTTCTCTCAACTCTGAATATCAAATCCTCCCCACTACCATCCCCTCTGAAGCATTGCCAAGATCCATCCTGCAAGCAGAGACATAACACATTACTtaatattaaattcaaaaagTATCAGATTCTACAACCACCAAGCCTTGTCATTTTGTTCTCATACCAACATAATTAATATAGTTATTTAGCTTCAAATGAACGCATACAACTGATCCTAATTGTCATTTTGATCTTGATTGCAGACTGTGTGAAACTCACAAGGAAAATCATGCAAGGTAAGTAATTACACCAGGCAAGAAAATAAAGTTAACATGTGTTCAGAAACATTCCTTCCTCCTCTCCAGCACCATGGCTTGTTGAGAAGGTCAATGACATCTGGCTTTCCATTGACAAAATATTCAGCCATTCATTAACAAATATATTGTATTATTTGTATATTTGATTAGTTGTCTTTTATACTTAGACTACCAAGAATAGCTTAGCATGATTAGCATGATTGTAGGAAATCTCTTGTATAAAGCTACGTCTCCTGATTCAATAGATttattcaaaaaggaaaatattcttttccctttcttttacatggtattagagcaggGAATGATACCCTagctctctgtttttctttttgcctTCTTTTTTATCGTTGTTTCTTATTATCATGGCAAATGAGCAACATTCGGATGGAGGCAAGCTTGATGCTATCAATCCATATTTTCTTCACCATTTGATCATCCAAGAATGATGCTTGTTTCCAAGCCTCTCAATGGGGATAATTATTCAACATGGTATAGAACCATGATGATTTCTTTGAATGCCAAATCCAAGATAGGTTTCATAGATGGGACCACCACAATGTCGTCTGCCACAACCAAACCAGACGACTATGCTTCATGGAAAAAATGCAATGATATGGTCCTCTCTTGGATTTTTAATTCACTCACACAGGATCTTGCAGACAGTGTCATTTTTTCAACCACCTCCCAAGAGGTATGGGAAGACCTTCGGGATCGTTTTTCTCAAAGCAATGCCCCTCGTATTTTTCAGATTGTGAGAGACATTGCTTGTCTTGCTCAAGATCAAATGATTGTTGCGGCTTATTACACAAGGCTAAAAAAATTATGGGATGAACTAGGATCCTATAATGACACCATTTGCTCTTGTGGGGTGGATCATAAGAGACGCAAATTGATGCAATTTCTCATGGGACTTAATGAGTCCTACAATGCAATCCGAGGACAGATTCTATTGATGAATCCACTACCTGATGTTGCCAAGGCTTACTCTTCCATTGTACAAGAAGAGAAGCAGCAAAGCCTAGGGGCTGCACGTGAGACGACGGAGAACTCAGCCATGGTTGTTCAAAGGACTGAACCGGTGGGGCTGTTCAACATGGACAAGGTTCTTCTTCTCATTCCAACTTGTCTAATTGAAAACCTTTGCATTGCTCTTATTGTGACCATGGCCATCATGTGCGGGAAACATGCTGGAAGCTGAATGGGTACCCGCCAGGACACCTTAAACATGCATCAAACAGGTCCAATCAAAGAAGCACTCATTTTAAGCGCAACA
Proteins encoded in this region:
- the LOC100260489 gene encoding protein LURP-one-related 7, with translation MASSALAYPSDFQIPFDLFISKKHPGLPRGYLGLADSSGTIVYRVNRRSPKHNRVLLDAAGNPLISMRGSHDGSWQCFRGDGSGEDLIFRVERTLNTLTRTEFNIFLGGANCEDSTDFKMKGCPFQRSCTIYKGNSIVAQTSLMYKLGKAFVGRCKFRLTIFPGSGDHAVVMALIVIFFDGRRLSN